The following are encoded in a window of Manihot esculenta cultivar AM560-2 chromosome 8, M.esculenta_v8, whole genome shotgun sequence genomic DNA:
- the LOC110621220 gene encoding actin-depolymerizing factor 2 isoform X1, giving the protein MANAASGMAVHDDCKLKFLELKAKRTYRYIVFKIEEKQKQVIVEKLGEPTQSYEDFAASLPADECRYAVYDFDFVTAENCQKSRIFFIAWSPDTSRVRSKMIYASSKDRFKRELDGIQVELQATDPTEMGLDVFRSRAN; this is encoded by the exons atg GCCAACGCTGCTTCTGGCATGGCAGTCCATGATGACTGCAAATTGAAGTTCTTGGAGCTCAAGGCGAAAAGAACTTACAGGTATATAGTTTTCAAGATTGAggagaagcaaaagcaagtcaTTGTGGAGAAGCTTGGTGAACCCACCCAAAGCTATGAGGATTTTGCTGCAAGCCTTCCTGCAGATGAGTGCCGATATGCTGTTTATGACTTTGATTTTGTCACAGCAGAGAATTGCCAAAAGAGCAGAATTTTCTTCATAGCATG GTCTCCTGATACATCAAGGGTGAGAAGCAAGATGATTTATGCTAGCTCCAAAGACAGATTTAAGAGAGAACTTGATGGAATTCAGGTAGAATTGCAGGCAACTGATCCAACTGAGATGGGACTTGATGTCTTTAGAAGCCGTGCCAACTGA
- the LOC110621220 gene encoding actin-depolymerizing factor 2 isoform X2 — translation MAVHDDCKLKFLELKAKRTYRYIVFKIEEKQKQVIVEKLGEPTQSYEDFAASLPADECRYAVYDFDFVTAENCQKSRIFFIAWSPDTSRVRSKMIYASSKDRFKRELDGIQVELQATDPTEMGLDVFRSRAN, via the exons ATGGCAGTCCATGATGACTGCAAATTGAAGTTCTTGGAGCTCAAGGCGAAAAGAACTTACAGGTATATAGTTTTCAAGATTGAggagaagcaaaagcaagtcaTTGTGGAGAAGCTTGGTGAACCCACCCAAAGCTATGAGGATTTTGCTGCAAGCCTTCCTGCAGATGAGTGCCGATATGCTGTTTATGACTTTGATTTTGTCACAGCAGAGAATTGCCAAAAGAGCAGAATTTTCTTCATAGCATG GTCTCCTGATACATCAAGGGTGAGAAGCAAGATGATTTATGCTAGCTCCAAAGACAGATTTAAGAGAGAACTTGATGGAATTCAGGTAGAATTGCAGGCAACTGATCCAACTGAGATGGGACTTGATGTCTTTAGAAGCCGTGCCAACTGA
- the LOC110621140 gene encoding pentatricopeptide repeat-containing protein At3g53700, chloroplastic codes for MAFSSCLKCYPWFHYHSHLAFSSSYKPISNSTLSFVSTQQHHSLIATQSSSSFSSSVPLSPNFTPDQLLETIRRQSDETAALRLFDWASKQPNFKPDSSIYEEILRKLGKVGSINSMKDILQEMKVSGCEINTGTLLIFIESYAEFELYDEILGVVEWMEAEFGLEPDTLIFNFLLNVLVDVNKLKLVEAAHSSMINRGIKPDVSTFNILIKALCRAHQIRPAILMMEEMPSYGLSPDEKTFTTLMQGFIEEGNLDGALRLKEQMVNAGCTVTNVTVNVLVHGFCKEGRISEALKFIDEMSNEGFFPDKFTFNTVVNGLCKARHVKHALEVMDVMLQEGFDPDVYTYNSLISGLCKLGEVEEAVEILDQMISRDCSPNTVTYNTLISTLCKENQVEEATKLARVLTSKGILPDVCTFNSLIQGLCLTRNHAIAMELYKEMTNKGCHPDEFTYNMLIDSLCCRGKLDEALSLLKEMESSGCARNVITYNTLIDGFCKNKRIEEAEEIFDQMELQGVSRNSVTYNTLIDGLCKNRRVEDAAQLMDQMIMEGLKPDKFTYNSMLTYFCRAGDIKKAADIVQTMTSNGCEPDIVTYGTLIGGLCKAGRLEVANKLLRSIQMKGMVLTSHAYNPVIQALFKQKRTKEAMRLFREMEEKASPPDALTYKIVFRGLCNSGGPIGEAVDFVIEMTGKGFLPEFSSFYMLAEGLSSLAMEETLIRLVDIVMEKADISENEATMIRGFLKIRKFHDALANLGDILDSRRSKKAYSYR; via the coding sequence ATGGCCTTCTCTTCATGTCTCAAATGCTACCCTTGGTTTCACTATCACTCACACCTCGCTTTCTCTTCCTCTTACAAACCTATCTCCAATTCCACTCTTTCTTTCGTATCCACGCAGCAACATCACTCGCTAATCGCTACCcaatcctcctcctccttctccagTTCAGTTCCTCTCTCTCCCAACTTCACTCCAGATCAGCTGCTTGAGACTATCCGTCGCCAAAGTGATGAAACTGCTGCTCTTCGCTTGTTTGATTGGGCCTCCAAGCAGCCCAATTTCAAGCCTGATTCATCCATTTACGAGGAAATCCTCCGTAAACTTGGTAAAGTTGGTTCAATTAATTCGATGAAGGATATATTACAGGAGATGAAGGTTTCTGGTTGCGAGATTAATACAGGTACATTGTTGATTTTCATTGAGAGTTATGCAGAATTTGAATTATACGATGAAATTCTTGGTGTTGTGGAATGGATGGAAGCGGAATTCGGATTGGAACCTGACACGCTTATCTTTAATTTCTTGTTGAATGTTCTTGTCGACGTGAACAAGCTTAAATTAGTGGAAGCTGCGCATTCTAGCATGATTAATAGAGGAATTAAGCCTGATGTTTCGACATTTAATATATTGATAAAAGCTTTGTGTAGAGCACATCAAATTCGGCCTGCCATTTTAATGATGGAGGAGATGCCCAGTTATGGTTTGTCACCCGATGAGAAAACGTTCACTACTCTAATGCAGGGTTTTATTGAGGAAGGAAATCTGGATGGTGCACTGAGATTAAAAGAGCAAATGGTGAATGCTGGGTGTACTGTAACCAATGTGACTGTGAATGTTTTGGTTCATGGGTTTTGCAAAGAAGGCAGAATCAGCGAAGCACTGAAGTTTATAGATGAGATGTCAAATGAGGGGTTCTTTCCGGATAAGTTTACGTTTAATACAGTGGTCAATGGATTGTGTAAGGCCAGACATGTTAAGCATGCTTTAGAAGTTATGGATGTGATGCTCCAGGAGGGATTTGATCCAGACGTATATACGTATAACTCTTTGATTTCTGGGTTGTGTAAATTGGGTGAAGTAGAGGAGGCAGTGGAGATTCTTGATCAGATGATATCAAGGGATTGTTCACCAAATACCGTCACTTACAACACACTGATTAGCACATTGTGCAAGGAGAATCAAGTTGAAGAGGCTACTAAACTTGCTCGTGTTCTGACTAGTAAAGGGATTTTACCTGATGTTTGTACATTTAATTCTCTGATACAAGGTCTGTGCTTGACCCGAAATCATGCCATTGCCATGGAACTGTATAAGGAGATGACAAATAAAGGTTGCCATCCTGATGAGTTTACCTACAATATGTTGATTGACAGCCTCTGTTGCAGGGGGAAACTTGATGAAGCTCTGAGCCTACTTAAAGAAATGGAATCAAGTGGCTGTGCACGGAATGTGATAACATATAATACGCTGATTGATGGGTTTTGCAAaaacaagagaattgaagaagcAGAGGAGATCTTTGACCAGATGGAGCTCCAAGGAGTTTCAAGAAATTCAGTGACCTACAATACCCTTATAGATGGTCTTTGTAAGAACAGGAGGGTGGAGGATGCTGCTCAACTGATGGACCAGATGATAATGGAGGGGTTGAAGCCTGACAAATTCACTTATAATTCCATGCTTACCTACTTCTGCAGGGCAGGGGATATAAAGAAAGCTGCAGATATTGTGCAAACTATGACTTCCAATGGGTGTGAACCAGATATTGTCACATATGGAACCCTGATAGGGGGGTTGTGTAAGGCTGGTAGACTTGAAGTAGCAAATAAGCTCCTCAGATCCATTCAAATGAAAGGCATGGTTCTGACTTCTCATGCTTATAACCCTGTAATTCAAGCACTATTTAAAcagaaaagaacaaaggaagCCATGAGACTTTTCAGAGAAATGGAGGAAAAGGCTAGTCCTCCAGATGCTCTCACATACAAGATTGTTTTCCGTGGACTGTGCAATTCTGGAGGACCAATTGGAGAGGCTGTTGATTTTGTGATTGAGATGACAGGAAAAGGATTTTTACCAGAATTCTCTTCATTTTATATGCTGGCTGAGGGACTTTCTTCTTTAGCTATGGAGGAGACTTTAATTAGGCTTGTTGACATAGTCATGGAGAAAGCAGACATCTCAGAAAATGAAGCAACCATGATAAGGGGGTTTCTCAAAATTCGAAAGTTCCATGATGCATTGGCCAACCTTGGAGATATTCTTGACAGCCGGAGGTCCAAGAAAGCTTACAGTTACAGATGA